The Pseudodesulfovibrio sp. zrk46 genome contains a region encoding:
- a CDS encoding SPOR domain-containing protein, with protein MSKSIHIIIAILGILLLTGCATKSKQHDQTFEEFAYGEEGPVKLSAEQHEQVADGYLRRGNDEMAFVHMNKALELEPENLDIRVKKGDLLVRKGLDEQALAEFINALEADPDHAIANGSAGAVYFRAGLYKEARLHLEKSIKLNPMLWKSHNYLGILNDKDGNYKEAADNFATAIDLNQNGDTSEIYNNLGVVHIAQKQYGLAVDAFRRALKNGGVSARTYNNLGLALTRLGRLEEALESFKYAGGESKANNNLGYVLLSDDKPDKAIPYFERAIELSPNFYVMAAENLKRARLAARFQQASNVVDNNQAGSTPNPLLRRTFPKAEQNPGGPAASPAPAGPPSGDIQKISLPPVSGHDIEQSVTYGLHVSSWRDHKWAFNHCEQLRKQGYTTWINQVDLKDKGIWYRVLVGKFASIRDAQQARPDVLTVLDLDRAAVYQRIAPSPDGSHL; from the coding sequence ATGAGTAAGTCCATCCATATCATCATAGCAATTCTGGGTATCTTGCTGCTCACCGGTTGTGCGACCAAGTCCAAGCAGCACGACCAGACATTTGAAGAATTTGCCTACGGCGAGGAAGGCCCCGTCAAGCTCTCTGCCGAACAGCATGAGCAAGTGGCCGACGGCTACCTGCGCCGCGGCAATGATGAGATGGCCTTTGTTCACATGAACAAGGCGCTGGAACTCGAACCTGAGAATCTGGACATCCGGGTCAAGAAGGGCGACCTCCTGGTGCGTAAGGGCCTCGACGAACAGGCGCTGGCCGAATTCATCAACGCCCTTGAAGCTGATCCCGACCACGCCATTGCCAACGGCAGCGCAGGTGCAGTCTACTTCCGCGCCGGCCTGTACAAGGAAGCCCGCCTCCACCTCGAAAAGTCCATCAAGCTTAACCCCATGCTGTGGAAGTCCCACAACTACCTCGGCATCCTCAATGACAAGGACGGCAACTACAAGGAAGCCGCCGACAACTTTGCCACCGCCATCGACCTGAACCAGAACGGCGACACCTCCGAGATTTACAACAACCTCGGTGTGGTTCACATCGCCCAGAAGCAATACGGTCTGGCCGTGGACGCCTTCCGCCGCGCACTCAAGAACGGCGGCGTCTCTGCCCGCACCTACAACAACCTCGGCCTGGCCCTTACCCGTCTGGGACGTCTGGAGGAAGCCCTCGAATCCTTCAAGTACGCAGGTGGCGAATCCAAGGCCAACAACAACCTCGGTTATGTACTCCTTTCCGACGACAAGCCCGACAAGGCGATTCCCTACTTCGAACGCGCCATCGAGCTGTCACCCAACTTCTACGTCATGGCTGCCGAAAATCTGAAGCGTGCCCGTCTGGCCGCCCGTTTCCAGCAGGCCTCCAACGTAGTCGACAACAACCAAGCCGGTTCCACCCCGAACCCGCTGCTTCGCCGCACTTTCCCCAAGGCGGAGCAGAACCCCGGTGGGCCTGCGGCATCTCCCGCGCCCGCAGGTCCGCCTTCCGGGGATATCCAGAAGATATCCCTGCCGCCGGTATCGGGGCATGACATAGAACAGAGCGTCACTTACGGGCTGCACGTCAGCTCCTGGCGCGACCATAAGTGGGCCTTCAATCACTGCGAACAGCTTCGCAAGCAGGGCTACACCACCTGGATCAATCAGGTAGACCTCAAGGACAAGGGCATCTGGTACCGCGTGCTGGTTGGCAAGTTCGCCTCCATCCGCGACGCCCAGCAGGCACGTCCCGACGTGCTCACGGTCCTCGACCTCGACAGAGCCGCTGTATACCAGCGCATCGCGCCCTCCCCGGACGGTTCTCACCTCTAG